In Candidatus Legionella polyplacis, the following are encoded in one genomic region:
- a CDS encoding aminotransferase class I/II-fold pyridoxal phosphate-dependent enzyme, whose amino-acid sequence MYKLYNRYYTTLRNKGRYRVIPSINYLSSFIDFSTNDYLCFSKLNILCKEVSLFMKRYGIGSTGSRLISGNRRIFEKLEFQIAKDKKTESSLIFNSGFQANISVLSSLLNRSVLKNVPIVFFDRLNHASLYQAVFLSKARLIRYRHNDMEHLNDLLKKYNNWTNSKFIVTETVFGMDGDILLIKEIFFLTKKYNAFLYLDEAHATGIIGDKGYGLSSMIDLSEIPHLVLGTFSKAIGCFGAYIACSEVIKNYLINCCPGFIYSTSLPPMLIGAVFKAWKLIKDLSDKRFILHKKSNFLREKLNYFGFNTGNSSTNIIPIFLNKNISVINVKNMLLQKKIIVSAIRPPTVPPGSSRLRIAVNISHSDEQINSLLEAIKVI is encoded by the coding sequence ATGTATAAATTATATAATCGATATTACACTACATTAAGGAATAAAGGAAGATATAGAGTAATTCCTTCTATTAATTATTTATCAAGTTTTATTGATTTTTCTACAAATGATTATCTTTGTTTTAGTAAATTAAATATTTTATGTAAGGAAGTTAGTTTATTTATGAAAAGATATGGAATAGGATCAACTGGTTCTAGATTAATTTCTGGAAATAGAAGAATTTTTGAAAAATTAGAATTTCAAATTGCTAAAGATAAGAAAACAGAATCATCTTTAATTTTTAATTCTGGATTTCAAGCAAATATTTCTGTATTAAGTAGTTTACTTAATCGATCTGTTTTAAAGAATGTTCCAATTGTGTTTTTTGATCGATTAAATCATGCTAGCTTATATCAAGCTGTATTTTTAAGCAAAGCTAGGTTAATTCGATATAGACATAATGATATGGAACATTTAAATGATTTGTTAAAAAAATATAATAATTGGACAAATTCTAAATTTATTGTGACAGAAACTGTTTTTGGAATGGATGGTGATATATTGTTAATAAAAGAAATATTTTTTCTTACTAAAAAATATAATGCGTTTTTATATTTGGATGAGGCACATGCTACTGGAATTATAGGTGATAAAGGATATGGTTTATCTAGTATGATAGATCTTAGTGAAATTCCTCATTTGGTTTTAGGTACTTTTAGTAAAGCAATTGGATGCTTTGGTGCTTATATAGCGTGTTCAGAAGTTATTAAAAATTATTTAATTAATTGTTGTCCTGGTTTTATTTATTCTACTTCTTTACCTCCAATGTTGATTGGTGCAGTTTTTAAAGCTTGGAAATTAATTAAAGATTTATCTGATAAACGTTTTATTTTACATAAAAAATCTAATTTTTTAAGAGAAAAGTTAAATTATTTTGGATTTAATACTGGAAATTCTTCTACTAATATTATACCTATTTTTTTAAATAAAAATATTTCTGTAATTAATGTTAAAAATATGCTTTTACAAAAAAAAATAATTGTTTCTGCAATAAGGCCACCCACTGTTCCTCCTGGTAGTTCAAGATTACGTATTGCTGTTAATATTAGTCATTCAGATGAACAGATAAATAGTTTATTAGAGGCTATAAAAGTTATATGA
- the bioB gene encoding biotin synthase BioB, producing the protein MNKTWTFENTKKIFNMPFPELIYNAQKNHKKHFRSNEIQISTLLSIKTGKCPENCSYCSQSIHHNTNIKSKPLLNIEKIIQKAKEAKQSGSTRFCMGAAWKGLHNKDMNTICNIIKEVKKLNLETCVTLGSLNENQAKKLKEAGLDFYNHNIDTSKEYYNKIVTTRTFEDRIKTLDNIRKANIKICCGGIIGMGESNDDRIKMLVILANMNEPPESIPINMLVKIKGTPFDNIENVDPFDFIRTIATARIIMPKSSIRLSAGRNNMSYELQALCFLAGTNSIFYGEKLLTSKNTPTIKDDILFNKLGLKKIELYS; encoded by the coding sequence ATGAACAAAACATGGACATTTGAAAATACAAAAAAAATATTTAACATGCCATTTCCTGAATTAATATATAATGCACAAAAAAATCATAAAAAACATTTTAGATCTAACGAAATACAAATCAGCACATTACTAAGTATAAAAACAGGAAAATGCCCTGAAAATTGTTCATATTGCTCACAATCTATACATCATAATACCAATATTAAATCAAAACCTCTACTAAATATTGAAAAAATTATTCAAAAAGCCAAAGAAGCTAAACAATCTGGAAGCACTAGATTCTGTATGGGAGCCGCTTGGAAAGGACTACATAATAAAGATATGAATACAATTTGTAACATTATTAAAGAAGTAAAAAAATTAAATTTAGAAACCTGCGTAACACTTGGATCATTAAATGAAAATCAAGCAAAAAAACTTAAAGAAGCTGGATTAGATTTTTATAATCATAATATTGATACATCTAAAGAATATTATAATAAAATTGTAACAACTAGAACATTTGAAGACAGAATAAAAACATTAGACAATATAAGAAAAGCAAATATTAAAATTTGTTGCGGAGGAATAATTGGAATGGGAGAATCTAATGATGATAGAATAAAGATGTTGGTAATTTTAGCTAATATGAATGAACCACCAGAATCCATACCAATAAATATGCTTGTAAAAATAAAAGGAACACCTTTTGACAATATAGAAAATGTTGATCCTTTTGATTTTATACGTACAATAGCAACAGCAAGAATAATCATGCCAAAATCATCAATTAGATTATCAGCCGGAAGAAATAATATGTCTTATGAATTACAAGCATTATGTTTTTTAGCTGGAACCAATTCTATATTTTACGGAGAAAAATTACTTACTTCTAAAAATACTCCTACAATAAAAGACGATATTTTATTTAACAAACTAGGATTAAAAAAAATAGAACTATATTCTTAA
- the fumC gene encoding class II fumarate hydratase encodes MNKTRKEHDSIGTIHVPSSKYWGAQTQRSIENFNIGTEIMPYEIIHAFGILKKASALANYELGKLNKEKTKFIVKISEEIISGSLNDHFPLKVWQTGSGTHSNMNINEVISNRAIKIGNIKNSKNFIHPNDDVNMSQSSNDTFPTAMHIAAAILLHTKLIPTLKELYNELYKKQKKFKNIIKIGRTHLQDAIPMTLGQEFSGYAYQILSCIKRINKILPELYQIAIGGTAIGTGYNAPKNFSKIASNYIAKITKIPFIPAKNKFSSLSSHEPIVIIHSALKTLACALIKIANDVRWLSSGPRCGIGELILPENEPGSSIMPGKINPTQCEALIMVCIQVLGNDNSISFAASQGNFELNVCKPLIIYNFIQSINLLSDACLSFKKLCIEKIKPNYEKINQHVQNSLMLVTALNQHIGYDNAAKIARTAYENNISLKEASAKLNILTKNKFKQYVNPKKMIC; translated from the coding sequence ATGAACAAAACTAGAAAAGAACATGATAGTATCGGAACTATTCATGTTCCTTCATCAAAATATTGGGGTGCTCAAACACAAAGATCTATAGAAAATTTTAATATTGGCACAGAAATTATGCCATACGAAATCATACACGCATTTGGAATATTAAAAAAAGCATCAGCGTTAGCCAATTATGAATTAGGAAAATTAAACAAAGAAAAAACAAAATTCATTGTAAAAATATCTGAAGAAATTATTTCAGGATCATTAAACGATCATTTTCCATTAAAAGTATGGCAAACAGGAAGTGGAACACACTCCAACATGAATATTAATGAAGTGATTTCTAATAGAGCAATAAAAATTGGAAATATAAAAAACAGTAAAAATTTTATTCATCCAAATGATGATGTAAATATGTCACAATCATCAAATGATACATTTCCAACAGCCATGCATATTGCTGCGGCTATTTTATTACACACAAAACTTATACCAACTTTAAAAGAACTTTATAATGAACTTTATAAAAAACAAAAAAAATTTAAAAATATTATTAAAATAGGAAGAACTCATTTACAAGATGCAATCCCAATGACATTGGGACAAGAATTTTCCGGATACGCATACCAAATACTTTCTTGTATAAAAAGAATAAATAAAATTCTTCCAGAATTATATCAAATAGCTATTGGTGGAACAGCAATAGGCACAGGATATAATGCCCCAAAAAATTTTTCTAAAATAGCTTCAAACTATATTGCAAAAATAACAAAAATCCCATTTATTCCAGCAAAAAACAAATTTTCTTCACTATCTTCGCATGAACCAATAGTCATCATACATAGTGCACTTAAAACATTAGCATGCGCATTAATAAAAATCGCTAATGACGTAAGATGGCTATCATCAGGACCAAGATGCGGAATAGGAGAATTAATACTTCCAGAAAATGAACCTGGATCATCCATAATGCCAGGAAAAATAAATCCAACACAATGTGAAGCATTGATTATGGTATGTATTCAAGTTTTAGGAAACGACAATTCAATATCTTTTGCAGCAAGCCAAGGAAATTTTGAATTAAATGTGTGTAAACCACTGATAATTTATAATTTTATACAATCTATCAATCTTTTATCTGATGCATGCTTATCTTTTAAAAAACTTTGTATTGAAAAAATAAAACCAAACTATGAAAAAATAAATCAACATGTACAAAATTCTTTAATGTTAGTTACAGCTTTAAATCAACATATCGGTTACGACAATGCAGCAAAAATAGCAAGAACAGCTTATGAAAATAATATTTCTCTAAAAGAAGCTTCAGCTAAACTAAATATTTTAACAAAAAATAAATTTAAACAATACGTAAATCCAAAAAAAATGATCTGTTAA
- the gcvT gene encoding glycine cleavage system aminomethyltransferase GcvT — protein sequence MVRFHNWIMPLHYGSIVQECLYVRERCGMFDISHMTIVDITGSQSISFLRKLLTNDITLLFDNESLYSCMCNNYGGIIDDVVVYKCNNNYYRLVFNASTRIKVLKWIFNVSKYFSVKMIERNDFGMLSVQGPDAISKIVNILNLKKDNVVENLDRFGFIIFDYFFISRTGYTGEDGLEIILLKKYIVDFWNTLLESNINPCGLGARDILRLEAGMVLSGVDIHEKVTPLESSLEWTIKWIPKDRDFIGMNSLFLQKKYGAPTKLIGLIISDKKIMRNGFKVLLSSNDTGVITSGVYSPFLKKSIAFARVPWKNTDNMVHVLIYGKLCLAKVCKLKFVR from the coding sequence TTGGTTAGATTTCATAATTGGATTATGCCATTGCATTATGGTTCTATAGTTCAAGAGTGTTTATATGTTAGAGAAAGATGTGGAATGTTTGATATTTCTCATATGACTATTGTTGATATAACAGGTAGTCAAAGTATTTCTTTTCTTAGAAAGTTATTGACAAATGATATTACATTATTATTTGATAATGAATCATTGTATAGTTGTATGTGTAATAATTATGGTGGCATTATAGATGATGTAGTTGTATATAAATGTAATAATAATTATTATAGATTAGTTTTTAATGCTTCTACACGTATAAAAGTTTTAAAATGGATATTTAATGTGAGTAAGTATTTTTCAGTGAAGATGATAGAACGTAATGATTTCGGAATGTTATCAGTACAAGGTCCAGATGCAATTAGTAAAATAGTAAATATATTGAATTTAAAAAAAGATAATGTGGTAGAAAATCTTGATCGTTTTGGTTTTATAATTTTTGATTATTTTTTTATATCTAGAACTGGTTATACTGGTGAAGATGGATTAGAGATCATTTTATTAAAAAAATATATAGTTGATTTTTGGAATACTTTATTAGAAAGTAATATAAATCCTTGTGGATTAGGAGCTAGAGATATTTTAAGATTAGAAGCAGGAATGGTTTTAAGTGGTGTAGATATACATGAAAAAGTAACTCCTTTGGAATCATCATTAGAATGGACGATAAAATGGATTCCTAAAGATCGTGATTTTATTGGAATGAATTCTTTATTTTTACAAAAAAAATATGGAGCTCCAACAAAGTTGATTGGTCTTATTATTAGTGATAAAAAAATCATGAGAAATGGATTTAAAGTTTTATTATCTAGTAATGATACAGGAGTTATTACTAGTGGAGTATATTCTCCTTTTTTAAAAAAATCTATTGCTTTTGCTCGTGTTCCTTGGAAAAATACAGATAATATGGTACATGTATTAATTTATGGTAAGTTGTGTTTAGCTAAAGTGTGTAAGTTAAAATTTGTTAGATAA
- the gcvPB gene encoding aminomethyl-transferring glycine dehydrogenase subunit GcvPB → MLIFELSDSEKKIKNKILKRIKKNKTFLPIPEKFIRKTLPYIPNNSNLQVIRHYTKLSQKNYSIDTNFYPLGSCTMKYNPKEIKKASSKSEFINQHPLTNISSNQGTLKILYELQTYLSDISGMPGVSLTPMAGSQGEFAAVSMIKAYFDSKKEFHKNEIIIPEDAHGTNAASASMCGFKVITIQSNINGNINIKDLKNKIGENTAVLMLTNPSTLGLFIDNIKNISDIVHQYKAFLYYDGANLNAILGKIKPIDMGFDLMHINLHKTFGTPHGSGGPGSGPITANAKLTPYLPIPLVKKKYKNFYYWSDYKENPNSIGRLSCFMGNINVLIHAYFYIRLLGKSGLSRVSDYATLNANYLLSKLKKIGFSPVYPSKIASHEFLITLKNEKIKYKISAKDLAKRLLDYDIHPPTIYFPISIPECLLIEPTETESKKELDYFIKIMKKIYNEITNNSNKLENAPHKLSIKRIDEIKANKKLNLNYFKKT, encoded by the coding sequence ATGCTAATATTTGAATTATCTGATTCAGAAAAAAAAATAAAAAATAAAATCTTAAAAAGAATAAAAAAAAATAAAACATTTTTACCTATTCCAGAAAAATTTATAAGAAAAACTTTACCATATATACCAAATAATTCAAATTTACAAGTAATAAGACACTACACAAAATTATCTCAAAAAAACTATTCCATCGATACAAATTTCTATCCATTAGGATCTTGCACAATGAAGTATAATCCTAAAGAAATAAAAAAAGCATCATCCAAATCAGAATTTATCAACCAACATCCACTAACAAATATTTCTTCTAATCAAGGAACATTAAAAATATTATATGAGCTACAAACTTATCTATCTGATATTTCAGGAATGCCTGGAGTTTCACTAACTCCTATGGCAGGATCTCAAGGAGAATTTGCAGCAGTATCTATGATAAAAGCATACTTTGATTCTAAAAAAGAATTTCATAAAAATGAAATTATAATCCCAGAAGACGCTCATGGAACCAATGCAGCATCTGCATCAATGTGTGGATTTAAGGTAATTACAATACAATCTAATATAAATGGAAATATTAATATCAAAGATTTAAAAAATAAGATAGGGGAAAACACAGCCGTACTAATGCTAACCAATCCATCAACATTAGGATTATTTATAGATAACATAAAAAATATTTCTGATATTGTACACCAATATAAGGCTTTTTTATATTATGACGGAGCTAATCTTAACGCTATTTTAGGAAAAATAAAACCAATAGATATGGGATTTGATCTAATGCACATTAATTTACATAAAACATTTGGAACCCCACATGGAAGTGGAGGACCAGGATCAGGACCAATAACAGCAAATGCTAAATTAACACCATATTTACCTATTCCATTAGTAAAAAAAAAATATAAAAATTTTTATTATTGGAGTGATTATAAAGAAAATCCAAACAGCATTGGAAGACTATCATGCTTCATGGGTAATATCAATGTATTAATACATGCATACTTTTATATCAGATTACTAGGAAAATCTGGTCTATCCCGTGTTTCCGATTATGCTACTTTAAATGCAAACTATTTACTATCTAAATTAAAAAAAATAGGATTTTCACCAGTTTACCCATCAAAAATAGCATCACATGAATTTTTAATCACATTAAAAAATGAAAAAATAAAATATAAAATATCTGCAAAAGATCTAGCAAAACGTTTATTGGATTACGATATACATCCTCCAACAATTTACTTTCCCATATCTATACCAGAATGTTTATTAATAGAACCAACAGAAACAGAATCTAAAAAAGAATTAGATTATTTTATCAAGATTATGAAAAAAATATACAATGAAATAACTAATAATTCTAACAAATTAGAAAACGCTCCTCACAAACTATCTATAAAACGAATCGATGAAATAAAAGCTAACAAAAAATTAAATCTTAACTATTTTAAAAAAACTTAA
- a CDS encoding alpha/beta hydrolase, which translates to MKYDLVFCHGWGFDKNYFKFLIKKYFFNMNYYLLDVGYFYNSNMYLLDLLRNKYSKKFVGIGHSLGFLKLLLSSLKFKALIGIQSFINFLGFEEYLRKKRSNEFNVLWDFFIRNERNALMFFYKRCGFKCIYNKNINKFILKRDLKFIYNFNLKFDISVPILILASKNDNIVPIDLIYDNFGKSCNIITIDTGNHCLGIYECSFVYKKIINFLNEIK; encoded by the coding sequence ATGAAGTATGATTTAGTTTTTTGTCATGGATGGGGATTTGATAAAAATTACTTTAAATTTTTGATAAAAAAATATTTTTTTAATATGAACTATTATTTATTAGATGTAGGCTATTTTTATAATAGTAATATGTATTTATTAGATTTATTGCGTAATAAGTATTCTAAAAAATTTGTTGGTATTGGACATTCTTTAGGTTTTTTAAAGTTATTATTATCATCCTTAAAGTTTAAAGCATTAATTGGAATACAATCTTTTATAAATTTTTTAGGTTTTGAGGAGTATTTAAGAAAAAAAAGAAGTAATGAATTTAATGTATTATGGGATTTTTTTATCAGAAATGAAAGAAATGCATTAATGTTTTTTTATAAACGTTGTGGTTTTAAATGTATATATAATAAAAATATTAATAAATTCATTTTAAAAAGGGATCTTAAATTTATTTACAATTTTAATTTAAAATTTGATATATCAGTTCCAATCTTGATATTGGCATCTAAGAATGATAATATAGTTCCTATAGATTTAATCTATGATAACTTTGGTAAGAGTTGTAATATAATTACAATTGATACAGGTAATCATTGTTTAGGAATTTATGAATGTTCTTTTGTATATAAGAAAATTATAAATTTTTTGAATGAAATTAAATAA